The sequence below is a genomic window from Paenibacillus silvisoli.
TCAAACCGTGTCCTCTCTGTTTTAACCTTTATTCAGTCCTCCTAAGTTTAATATCAAAAATTCAATGCCATATTAGGCATAAATCGTGAGAATGGACTATGCCGGGTAAGACATGAATGAAATTCAATTATTCGGAGAATTTATCTTTTGAGGTCTTCGACGTGGATGTTACAACTTGAACTTATAGTTTGGTTGATCTACCTATTCGTTTATTTGGTCTGCAAATCTTAGGCAAATTCCTCACCGCGAAAAAATAATCAATGAAGGTGATGATATGGAGTATCCAATCATGTATATTTGCCTATTTTTAGGTTTAGGATCTCTTTTAATACTGATGAGTAAAAAACCTATTAAGGATTGGATTATCATCTTTTTCTTCAAAGGGTACCTATCCGGCTTTACCGATTCTATACTTGTCGCATATGGAATACTTAGTTATCCTGTTCGTTTGATGCCAGATGTCTTTTCCATTTCAATCCTGTTCGACTTAGTTATTTTCCCTGTTAGCTGTATTGCTTATAATCAAACTTCATATCGATCAAAATTATTAAGTTGTATTGTACAGGCTTTTCTTTATAGCCTACCCATTACCTTGCTTGAATTTTGGGCAGAACGAAATTCTTTGTTAATTCAGTATCACAGGTGGTGGACTGTTTTTCATTCTTATTTCTTTTTAACAGTAACATTTATTTTGATTCGGGGATTAATCGCACTAATTAGGAAATACTCAAAGGAGAAAATTTCAAGTTCAACACCTTAGATGCCTTGCCTGAACATCTAAAGCTGTTGTAGCATGAGGCATAAACGACCTAACTGAGATGAAATCTCAATTACGTGTTCCGATATAAGTTCTTGTCCTCAATCGGAAAACAATATAAGTTCTTGTCAACTGACTGCTGGATCGTTAAGTATTTATGCTTATTATTAGCATGTTCATCATTAACTGTAGGTGCTTTCCTAAAGCTGTGCCTTTCCTAAAACTAATAAGCTGCGTAGCATGAACGACCTGACTGAGATAAAATCTCAATTACGTGTTCCGATATAAGTTCTTGTCCTCAATCGGCAAACGATATAAGTTCTTGTCATTGGCTTTTGACAAGAACTTATATCGTTAAAACAAAAAAAGCCGCCACTAAGCGACTTTTAAGCATATATGTTCTTGTCAACCGACATATACCGGTCCGCCTCGCAATATATGCGCGACCAATGCTCTTTACAACGTCAAACCAAGCTATCTACGAATCTTAATGCTGCTGATCCTTAAGTAAGCTTTTCTTGTTCGCGATTTTGTAATCCAGTACACTCAAAGTCATCTTTGAAATTTCCTTGATTGAAGAAAAAGCGGCGTCGCTGCTCATCCTAAGACCTTTCTATCTTCATGAAATAAAGTCACCAAGGAATAATGCCTTGCTCGTTGAAGAAGCCCCCTGTGGGTCGCTCAATTTCGTGATTATCCATGTGCTCAAGTACGCTCCTTTTCATTTCCCAAACTGATTCGCTTTTTTCATGGTTTTCCCAATCCCATTGTGCCCTTTCCTCTAAATAATTCAGGCATCCTGTTGTCCTTTGAGGTACCTTTGTAGAGTATCTCTGGATAGATTATTTGTCACACTGAGTGGTAATAACAGCTGCTGCTTCTATCGATGAATCGCCGCCGATGTTGACTATATCATTCTCTCACTCGCGGAAAAGGATAAGTTAGGTAGATTAGAAGGAGGTTTATTGCATTAGAGTTAATCGTAGTGGAACTTTATTGACTTTGTTAGCTATTGATCCAGGTGTAACTGTGGTAGTACGAGTTATTTCGAGAAGCGGTATGATAGTTTGTATTCCAGTGATCACAAAATCATAAATAATCCTGCTTCCATGAGTATTTGTTCATTTGTTTCTCTACAATCCGAGATCCCTTAGGGGTCACTCGCTTCTCAGAGTGGTAAGGTGTTAGCCTAAGGAAGTTCTGGAAGCAGCCATTGCATTTAAGGCTTTCTCAAAATAGCTAAATACTTCATCTGCAATTCCCAGAAACTCTTCAACAAGTACATTACTATCTAAGTAACAAGCATACAGATATTCAACTAAAGCGGAGTCAATCTCACAATAGTTTAATATGGAGTTCTTCATCTTAATAATGTCATCTTGCCATACACCTGTATCTTCTAAAACCAAAGAGTATAATGCACGAATTAATCTCTTAGAGTAACCTTTAATATATCTAGTTTTCATTGCGTTATCACTAGCATCAGAAAGTAAACTATGTTTTATACGATCTACTTCCTCTTTGGTCTCTGTATTTAAGTCTAAAATGAACTCTGGAGAAATAATTATGGGTGGTACTTTTTCACCAACGTCAGGACCATATACGCAAACACAAATTATCTTAACCCAAAAACCCCACTCATTTGGTTTACTTAATACATCGTCAATCGAGCAAATTATCGTATCAATCTTAGTTAATTCTGGATATTCTTCCAAAAGCCTATCTTTAATATTTGACAATCTTTCGTAATCAATATCTTTGGGATTTACACATACAATAGTAAAATCTGCATCTGACTTAAAAGGTATAGCAGTTCCTTTCGGAATCGAGCCACACATATAAATGCTATGAATCTTACCTTTAAATTCGGTAAGTATATTATCTATATACTTATCAACAAAATCCTTATATTCACTTTGTATTACAATTCTATTTATAACTTTTTCTATTATCATATAGACTCCTCCTAAAAGCCATTTCCATGTTCCCCAGCCCCATCCTGCTGCTCCTTGCTTCCAAATCTATTCAGCAATACATGCACTTCACTTTTTGATCTGGCGTTCATCAAGCTGGTTCTGAGTTCACTTGCTCCTCGAAACCCGCGGACATAGATTTTGAAGAAACGGGTAAGCGCACTAAACGAACGTGGTTCCTCTGCTGAGTATTGATCATGCAGATCCAGATGGAGCCGCAGCAGATCAAGCAATTCCGTACTGCTGTGCTCCTTCGGCTCTTTCTCAAATGCATATGGATTTTGAAAAATACCG
It includes:
- a CDS encoding CBO0543 family protein, coding for MSKKPIKDWIIIFFFKGYLSGFTDSILVAYGILSYPVRLMPDVFSISILFDLVIFPVSCIAYNQTSYRSKLLSCIVQAFLYSLPITLLEFWAERNSLLIQYHRWWTVFHSYFFLTVTFILIRGLIALIRKYSKEKISSSTP
- a CDS encoding nucleotidyltransferase, giving the protein MIIEKVINRIVIQSEYKDFVDKYIDNILTEFKGKIHSIYMCGSIPKGTAIPFKSDADFTIVCVNPKDIDYERLSNIKDRLLEEYPELTKIDTIICSIDDVLSKPNEWGFWVKIICVCVYGPDVGEKVPPIIISPEFILDLNTETKEEVDRIKHSLLSDASDNAMKTRYIKGYSKRLIRALYSLVLEDTGVWQDDIIKMKNSILNYCEIDSALVEYLYACYLDSNVLVEEFLGIADEVFSYFEKALNAMAASRTSLG